In Gopherus flavomarginatus isolate rGopFla2 chromosome 1, rGopFla2.mat.asm, whole genome shotgun sequence, a single genomic region encodes these proteins:
- the LOC127045554 gene encoding olfactory receptor 52R1-like has product MQETLFYLRVGHLLTYSMSDSNTTDFINPSTFILLGIPGLEAAHVWISIPFCTMYVIAVLGNSTILFMVKTEPSLHGPMYYFLCMLTVTDLGLSTSMLPKMLSIFWFNSKEISFSACLTQMYFIHCFSVIESGILVAMALDRYVAICHPLRYSTILTNPVVAKIGMTMVLRGGMLTLPYPFLARQWQYCRTNIIPQPYCAHIAVVNLACDDTRISSYYGIFVLFSVTGLDLNFIAMSYTQILRAICSLPTKDARIKTFRTCSSHLFATLACYIPGLFISLMNRFGQNVPMHFHVLISNMYLMMPPMLNPIIYGVRTKQIRGRLLQLFTHSGA; this is encoded by the coding sequence ATGCAGGAGACACTGTTCTAcctcagagttggacaccttctcacctactccatgtcagattccaacacaactgaTTTCATCAACCCCTCCacattcatcctgctgggcattcctggcctggaggcggcccatgtctggatctccattcccttctgcaccatgtatgtCATAGCTGTTTTGGGAAACTCCACCATCCTGTTCATGGTGAAGACGGAACCgagcctccatgggcccatgtactatttTCTCTGCATGCTGACTGTCACCGATCTGGGCCTGTCTACATCCATGctgcccaaaatgctgagcatcttctggttcaattccaaagagatcagtttcagtgcctgcctcacccagatgtacttcattcactgcttctcggTGATAGAGTCTGGGATCTTGGTGGCCATGGCTCtagatcgctatgtggccatctgccatcccctcagatattccaccatcctgacaaacCCCGTTGTGGCCAAGATCGGCATGACTATGGTGCTACGTGGTGGCATGCTTACACTTCCCTATCCTTTCCTGGCAAGGCAGTGGcaatattgcagaaccaacatcatcccccagcCGTACTGCGCGCACATAGCTGTGGTGAATCTGGCCTGTGACGACACCCGCATTAGTAGCTACTATGGGATCTTTGTGTTATTTTCTGTGACAGGTCTGGATTTGAATTTCATTGCCAtgtcctatacccagatcctcagggccatctgcagcctccccacaaaggatgcccggATCAAGACTTttcggacctgcagctcccatctgtTTGCCACCTTAGCCTGTTATATCCCAGGTCTCTTCATCTCCCTCATGAACCGGTTTGGCCAGAATGTGCCCATGCATTTCCATGTTCTCATTTCCAATATGTACCTCATGATGCCCCccatgctaaaccccatcatctacggggtgaggaccaaacagatccggggcaggctgctccagctctttactCATTCAGGGGCCTAA